TGTTACAAGATTTTGTGTACAGACACAATATTATATAAGGTTCATCGCCTGGATAACAATCGCTTCTCTAGATATACCACTAGTTGATACATTGCCGTAGCCACGGCCGCGATAATCAAAAGACTGGACATCACGAGCGTGAAATTAAAGACCTGGAAACCATATATAATCAGATAACCCAGCCCCGATTTAGCGACAAGAAACTCCCCTACGATAACCCCTACCCATGACATCCCCACATTCACCTTTAGGGTGGATACCACCGCTCCGAATGAGGCTGGAAGAATCACTTTAAAGAACACCTGAACTCTGGAAGCTCCGAAGGAACGAACCACCTTGACCAGATTCGGATCCACACCACAAAAACTATTGTATACAACAAGCGTCGTAATAATCACCGTTATAGATAAAGTAGTAACAACGATAGCAGTGAATCCGGCCCCGAACATGACGATAAAAATCGGCCCCAGCGCCACCTTCGGCATACTGTTAAATACGACCATATACGGATCAAGTACTGCTGATAAAAAAGGAGACCACCAAATGATCACAGCCAACAGTGTCCCTAGCAGCGTTCCTAGTACAAAGCCTACCGCAGTCTCACCTACCGTAATCCCCAGATGCGGCCACAAGCTTCCACTAACCATATCTGCCCAGATCTGCTGGAATATTTTTGTGGGATAGCTGAATAATAGCTCATCAATCCAGCCCATTCTTGCACCTGCTTCCCAGAGAACAAAAAACAATAGTAACAGGGTGCTCCTCACGACAATCACCTGATTGCGCCAGCGGTGCTTCGTTTTTTTATAATCGCCATGCATTTGTTGTAGCCACTGTTCACGGGAAGCTAATAACCCCGATTGCTCCGTATGCCTCATTAGCTTTCCCTCCCTGCAATCTCCATCTCTTTCCATATTTCATGAAAAAGCTCCGAAAAGCCTGGCTGATCACGCGCAAACAGCGGAGGCGCTGTCCGGATTTGCTCT
The window above is part of the Paenibacillus sp. FSL K6-0276 genome. Proteins encoded here:
- a CDS encoding ABC transporter permease, translated to MRHTEQSGLLASREQWLQQMHGDYKKTKHRWRNQVIVVRSTLLLLFFVLWEAGARMGWIDELLFSYPTKIFQQIWADMVSGSLWPHLGITVGETAVGFVLGTLLGTLLAVIIWWSPFLSAVLDPYMVVFNSMPKVALGPIFIVMFGAGFTAIVVTTLSITVIITTLVVYNSFCGVDPNLVKVVRSFGASRVQVFFKVILPASFGAVVSTLKVNVGMSWVGVIVGEFLVAKSGLGYLIIYGFQVFNFTLVMSSLLIIAAVATAMYQLVVYLEKRLLSRR